From the Glycine max cultivar Williams 82 chromosome 11, Glycine_max_v4.0, whole genome shotgun sequence genome, the window GAGGACTTGACTGAGAGTTCTATGGCCAAGAGACGAAAGAACAAGTTGTCACTCTTGGGTTTATTACATCAAGAGACTTCAAAAGCTGCTTTTCTTGAGGAAAAGCTTCAAGCACTTTGTCACAGGATTCATCAGTTACAATGCAAAGACACACTCCAGAAAAAGGTAGCAGTTTAATGTGTTATCATCATTTGAGCACTTATTGAGCTTATGTGTTTTCATCTCCTATTCTGAAAGTAttataaaagtgttttttttcatGGCAAAAATTAGGCAAGTCACTtcctataattttctttttagcttttaaatattTGGGCAAGCTTACGCAAAATAGAGAAAGGAAAACAATAGATTTGGATCAAGTTAAATACATTAAGGATTAAGATGGGAAAGCTTTGGTTACAGATCGAGATATCAAAGTGAGATGGGATAATTACTTTTACTGGATTTTCAATGGTGGACAAGGTTCAACTTGTAATATGGAAAGACTCTAATCCATGatacaaacaaaattttgattacTGCGATAGAATTTGTGTTGGAGAGGTAAAAGAAGCCTTAAGAAGATGTATGATGATAAAGTTGTTAGCCCAGATGGTATTTTGAAGTTTGAAAGTGTGTAGAAgagcaaaaacaaaatatattattttgtaaagaaCTATGTTGGATCTTTTAGGAAAGAATTCCAGAAATAGGAAAGTAAGGATATAGAAGCCAAACTTATCAACTAAAAGTAgtgtcttctattttaaatttttgtgcaCACAAATtatcaactaataaaataatatttagataGGAATACTTTATAGTGGTCATTACAATAAATACTGATAATAAGAGGATATtcagtttcctctaaatgatataTGTTTCCTATAAATCAAATCCTAATAAAtctatcattaaatattttttattctcaacaGATAATATTGAGTAAAAACCATGCAAATCTAAAGGAAAATAAACAATGTTCAAGAAGATTTAGTCGGTCAAGATTCATGGTGGTTTGGGGGGTTCGCATTTCTCTGCTTTGAACTTGGTGTACTATTTTAGCATTTGGATGTTTCAAAGGAAAATCCTCTCATATTCATATCATTATGACAACATGGGTATCTTGTGCAGATGTGTTTGCCTATTTATTTCTTTGAAAATGGAAGTAAAAATGATATATGAAGgttttattcattttctaatTGCAAAAGCTGAAAACAAAGTATCTTGAATTGTCTCATTCATTAGGAGTTGCCAGTTGCTTTTGTAACATTCAAGTCACGGTCAGGTGCTGCAGCAGCGGCTCATTTGCAACATCATTCACATCCACTTCTTTGGATCACTGAACTTGCCCCAGAACCAAGGGATGTTTCATGGAGGAATATGAGAGTATCCTACAGAGTGGTGCCGCTATATAAACTAGGTGTTCTCATTGCAGCATCACTGCTTACAGTTTTCTTTGCCATACCAGTTACTGCTGTTCAAGGAATAGCCAAATATGAGAAACTGAAGCAATGGTTTCCTCCAGCCAGGGCCGTACAGTTGATGTGAGAATCAAAACTATTGTTAGCCCTTTTGATAATTTAGAACATAAAACATTTGCTCGGACTTTAATTCCTTTTTGGTTAAATGTCAAACTATTGcatacattttataattttatagttcAATAAATTCCTGGGAATTTTAATGCATGTATGACTGAAGAGGAATTCCCTATGAATTGGAAAAACATATAGTGAATATTGCTTAAATATACAATGTATTTTCTTTCACTAATTGCTACATGGTAGGAATCTTCAATTGGCTTCTGTTTGCATTATTGGCTCTAACATATGAATAAGATAATTAAGATATATAAATAAGGGGAACCTGTCCTTCCCAAGCCCTCTATTCCTCATTCATCTATATTAATATTCAATGAACACATTTTCTTGATTCTATTAAATTTCTTTGTTACCTCCTATTTCTAAATTGGATTTCTTTCTTCTACAATTTTTCTCATGATTATTTGTCTGGCCAATTGTAGAAAGATTAACAAAAGGAAGCATACGTCAATGTAAAATACTAtatacaaaaatctaagtgaTTCATTTCACAAATAGTTTTGTATCCAAGCCAAACATACATCTCTTTATTTTGGTTTCATGTCTTATATATACTGTGTAATTTATTGACTAGTTCCTAATGTAGAAAATAGAGTATTTGtttcattatctttttcttACATACAACATGTTCATTCATCAGACCGGGATTAAGCTCTATAGTGACAGGTTATCTTCCAAGTGCTGTACTCAAAGGATTTATATACATTGTACCGCTCACGATGTTTGCTATGGCTAAAATAGCTGGATGTATTGCAAGAAGTAAGGAAGAGATCAAAGCCTGCAACATGGTTTTCTACTTTCTGGTGGGAAATGTGTTCTTCTGGAGTGTGTTATCAGGATCCCTTCTTGATTTAATTGGACAGTTCATTAGTCATCCCAAAAATGTTCCAAGTCAGCTTGCTGGAGCCGTCTCCGCCCAAGTAGGTTGCTGTTTTCATATTTCTTACCCCTAGCTTATTCTCTCGAATTTGAGTCTGAACATTATTTCTTACCTTCACAATAGTTTCATGAACTTTGATCAATAATATTGAAATTGAGGCTTTAAGGTTGTATATGAGACTGACCAAGGCACATTTTTAagaaggcttaaatatatttttgatgcTTAATGAATATTCAGATTTTGCCtttgttttctaataaatttttgtttaatgttAAGTTtctaataaaacattaattttgtttttgatccttgatattttttttaattcctaataaattaataaattttttgtttgttccttgataatttcttttttatttcgtATTAGTTGGAACTAAAACGAAATTCGTTAATTTATCAGGGAGCAAATATAAATTTCGTTAATTTATcggaaactaaaacaaaatatcaagaacaaaaagtaaaattaattattgttttattaggaactcaatgcaaaacaaaaatttattaggaaataaacgcaaaaatcaaatatttatttaatcttcTAAATTCATCTAACTTTCTTACATTTGGATAGTCTTCTAATGAGTCTTACTTCTTCTGTACTTGTTCCAGGCAGATTTCTTTGTGACATACATCTTAACAGATGGTCTGTCAGGGTTTTCTTTGGAACTTCTCCAGCCCGGCATGCTAATTTGGGATATTTTAAAGTCTTGTGTTCATGGATGTCAAAGAGAGACAAGTCCTTACCTTTATTCATTGCCTTACTTTAGAATAATCCCTTTAGTCTCTCTCTCAGTTCTAATTGGCATAGTGTATGCAGTAGTGGCGCCACTGTTGCTCCCATTTCTCATCCTTTACTTCTGTTTAGGTTATGTCGTCTATGTCAACCAGGTAAGTTCATCCATATCTTCAAACAATCATTTCTTGTGTTTTCTAATTCAAAAATCACAGGCACACATAATTACATGCTCTGTTGCAGATTCTTTATTATGTGATTCTGTGTTAGTCTAAAATTGTTCACATTGAAAATAAAGCATTTAGAATGAGAGTTAGATGGCATTATGCAAGTTGGCAATATATAGATGCTATAAATGCAACGGTTGATAAACTTGATACTTGTACAAGATTCTTTGTCTGTTTAGAAGAAATATGATTATTGTTGGAAAAACCACCTAAATTGTGGTCACCCTTAGATAAAGGAGGTGTATTGAAAGTCCCACAAGTAGTCATGGACAAAAGAGGATATGTTGAAATCTCGTATTGATTAAAGATAGTGtcgaaataaattatataagtggGGAACAATCCTTATCTTAGAAGCCAGCTTTGTAGGGTTAAGTTAAACTCAAAACTCACTTTCTAACATGATATCAGAGTTTATCCTAAATAGGTCTCTGTTTCTGTCATACTCTAGGCAAGTAGCCTTGAGAGCTTGAGGGGATATTGGAAAAACCACCTAAATTGTGGTCATCCCTAGGTAGAGGGAGTATGTTAAAAGTTTCACACGATGGATAGTTGTGGGCAAAAGGGAACAAGTTAAAGTCCCACATCGATTAAAGATACTGTCGAGATAGATTATATAAGTGGAGAGCAATCCTTATCTTAGAAGTTGGTTTTGTAGGGTTGAGTTAAGCTCATAATTCACTTTTTGACAATTATTATATGTTAGATTTGGCTGTCAATTCTGCCTTTGGATGCTATGAAGTCAGAAAAGGAACCCTTTACACCGGACAATCTtcaattcacacacacacatagtaGCATTACCCATTTTGTTTTCTATGAATGCTATCTTAAGCAGTATAAAATTTAACTTTGCAGATTCGAGATGTGTATGAAACTACTTACGAAACATGTGGACAATATTGGCCATACATTCATCACTACATTCTCCTTGCAATCATTCTCATGCAGATTACGATGGTTGGGTTATTTGGACTGAAGTTGAAACCTGCTGCTTCTATATCAACCATTCCATTAATTTTGTTCACATGGATGTTTAATGAGTACTGCAAGATGCGTTTTCTCCCTTCCTTTCACCATTATACTCTCCAGGTAAATTTACTACTTTACTACTGACAATTATTAATGAGGACAAGGCTATATACTATAGCTTAAGATAAGGAAAATGCTAACTAGTATTTTAAGACATTGATTAAGAAAtctaaattaagtaaaaaaacaatTGCTAAAAACTGTATTTAATGCATCCCCACCAAGGTTGCTAATGCATTTCTGTCGTGATTTCTAGTAAACACTTTCTATTATTCATTTCTTAACCAGTTTTGTCAAGGACATCAATTAGCAAGAAGCTTAAGATAATAAAAACTCTAAATgagtttaaaatttatcattgcaTATAAGATTATGGTTTACACAAACCCAAAGGATTGATACAATGGTTTAAGGTCCCATTGCATTTACATAAGTGAGAACGATCCACCATATGTCCACCATGTGTAAAATTTTCTTAGGCCTATGACAGTCAAGCATCGCGAACAGAATTAATCTCTAACTTAATGGGTTACGGAACAAATGTGGTTACtgatcaagacaaaaaaaaaaagattatggtTTACACATCAGTtgctatttatatatttatagtttttttctatatatatcttACTGAAGCTATATTTATTGTTACGGATAGGATGCTGCTGAAAATGATGAACTTGATGAAAAGTGTGGTCTATTGGAGTTACATTATGAGAATGCAATTAATGCCTATTGTCCACCAGGTTTACGACCGGTGAATTTCATGGCATCAGAATCCAGCTCCACACCATTAGTTTCTTCGTGATCTTTCATTTGACATTTATGCTTTATTTATTCTCACTAGAAGAAAAAAACCACAATGAAGGTGTATAAAAGGAAATGCTAAAGGACACGGTCAATTCAAGGAATCTCAGGAAAATGTACTGGAATCCAAGCATTACgtttgccttttcctttctaaattttagcttaatttagaaaaaaatagttttctttttgTGAAAGTCCGAAATTTTCCAAAACAGGAGTAGCTTATAGAATCGGTTTAGCTAATCATAATCTATGGAAAGTAGTAAAAAAATGGTTGAAAagtaatatttaatatgatgAAAAAAAGCACTCTGTTTCAAATGTTGTGATtgttgatattaaaaaattattgagttTCCAACTAATGCTCTTATGGTAATGGTTAGAAAACTGTTACGGAATTAAGCTGGCCAAGGATTAAGATTATTAGGTGAGCAAACATAGCTGCAAACGTTGTGTTCACAAAACTACACTATATCTATCTAGTGGAACTAGACAGAATACgctttttaaaaagaataccTTTTTATAGAAGCAAAGTAGCAATAAGTATAAAAGTGATGAGTTGATACGAGAATAGATAAGATGGTAATTTTAGCTTACCTTACGCTTAGATTAATTTTGAGGAAGAAATTCCTATAAAAGTTGAGATGAATTGTAACAACCCAAAATTTCAAATGTtagaaatttaataataataataataagggtTAATTAAGTGTTTAGTCCTTAAACTATGgaggttttgaattttttattcctaaattatttttttaaagatatttggtccttaaataatttttcattattatgaATAGTCCCTATCGTTAATAATCTTTGTTAAGTGTTAAATTGTCTACTTAAGTGGTCATAGATTGTAAATAAGGAGGATGAATTGCTGCTTTGCATCGTAGTTCTTCTCATGGGTGATTGTTGTACGTTTATGGGTGCTTAGAGCGTTAGGGTTCGACAATgactcttctctttctcttttacattttaatatcataatattctaattatttatttaaatataataaaatttacgtGACATGTATGTGACATACACATGACATTTGATTTGTTCTTTTTATGACACTTCATCACTTAATAAAGGACATTAATGTCAGAgactatttttaataatgataaattcattaaagatcaatttttaaaaaaataataatttagggACCAAAAATTCAAAACTCCATAGTTGaggactaaaaacttaattaaacctaatattaataataataatatgagaaaaaaataaattaattcaataaaGGTGTAGGGAGTTAGAATATACAGGAGTAGTAGTAAAGTTATGAAAAggattgattttttctttaaagtaaGTAAAGTCAACTATAGTATATGGAAAGAAGTTGATTAAGTAAACTCATTAATGATATTGTAGTAAATATGTGTAATTTTTGTCTAGAATGAAAAATTAAGAGTTTTAATCACACAAAAAGTTTGCTTGTGAGTTTGTTATGACTTAAAACAGCAAATTAAATGTTGTAAGGTAATTACTgctttagaaattttaattaaggtaattaaacattttttaaacaaacaagATTTGCAAAGCATCTTAGAGGAGCCCTTCATACCAATTAGGTTGCCAACAAAGGTCCTACTAGTAGATaattaacgtttgtatattaacatcggttttttgtgtataaccgatgtcagcatttgtattttaacatcggttatctgtagataaccgatgtcaactagtGTACATttacatcggttaattataaataaccgatgtgaatatttgaatattaacatcgattatttataattaaccgatgttatacacaaagaactacaccaaataagtgtatgcatcatcaacgttgacatctgTTTTGTagcaaaatcgatgttaagggCATATATTAGCATCGATTTTtctataaaaccgatgttaaactaacatattaacatcggttttattggaaaaccgatgtcaacgttcatcatgcgtacactttttttgctgttgttcattgtgtttaacatcgggtatttagagaaccgatgttgtcatatgtatgttaacatcggttctccaaaaccgatgttaacattcatacattcaatatcgtcactttcaacatcggttttagaaccaatgtagaatgttctaaataatcgatgttgaaagtgtattttctaatagtgactAGTCCTCTGCTAGCAAATCCCAAAATTATTAAgtcaaaaaagagaaagaacaaaaacatggGGGGTACATAAAGCGAAAACCCTTGCAAGAGTTTGTCCCTGACATAGGGCTCTCTAATGAAACTGGGTATAGAATCCCACCAACTAAAACCTACTGATTGCAAAGTGTGATTTGCAAGACCATCAACACAACCATTACCTTCCCGGGAAATGTGTGAGACTTCAAAATGCATTGCCTTGGTGAGGTGAACATAGTTAATCCATCTTGTCCTTAATTTCTAGGGAACCATCTTCGAGTCTTTGAAAGCTTGAACTACTAAAGAAAAGTTACATTCAAGccaaatattcatccattctttGGTAGCAGCAATCTCAATTGCCAACATGGCTGCCTGAAGCTCACCATGGAAGGCAATGGATACAGGAATTGATTGAGCAAAACAACCTAGCATATCTCccatatgattttgaaaaattccTCCGCATGTCGTAAGTTCGGGACAACACGTAGCTGCTCCATCAGAATTGATCTTAAAACAACATTCATAGGAGGGTGCCAAGACACTTGAAGAATTTTGGGAGCTTTCTTACTGTGACCTACAATGTGTAGTTTCCTGAAACGGGGGAACTCCATGATATTATTGAACATAATACCATTAGAGTGATTGCCCGTAATGGAAGTTGCTTCCATCACATGATGTAAGATATGAAACTTAGAAGCCAAGTTTGCTTGTGTGTTAGAAGCCAAGTTTGTTTAATGTGAAATAGATAGAGGGGGCCTTAGATCAATATGCTTGTGGATGAGAGAATTAATGTAAGACCATATCTCAAGAGCAAATGGACATTCCAAAAATAAGTGTGATGAGGTCTCCACCTTTGCGACACAATGAGAACAAATAGAAGCAAACAAAAATCCGCAACAATGCAGAATATCATTTGTGGGTACCCTGTTGCAGATCTGTCTCCAGAAGACAAATTAAAGGATAGGGAAGGAGGAGTTCCTTGACGCCATAAATATTTGCTCCAAGTCATTGTTTGATGAATAGGCTTATAGAATTCAATAGCATCTCTTAAAACCAGGGAACCTGGAGAAGATGGGttccaaacatgaaaatactCCATATC encodes:
- the LOC100793030 gene encoding CSC1-like protein At3g54510 isoform X2, yielding MNPHSLLASAAINIGLALVTLPLFSVLKKQPSNAPIYYARPLSRRHHLPFDDSSSSLNRFLPSLAWLSRAFRVTEDEIVQDHGLDALVIIRLFKFGIKFFTVCSLVGLVVLLPTNYGAQEVQNGSYFTMDSFTISNVKRGSNRLWVHFAFLCFISLYGMYLLYKEYNEILIRRIWQIQKLKHRPDQFTIVVREIPLCIEHKARDCCVDHFFSKHYPNTYYSYQMVYNTEDLEESVSQAKSLARKIEDLTESSMAKRRKNKLSLLGLLHQETSKAAFLEEKLQALCHRIHQLQCKDTLQKKELPVAFVTFKSRSGAAAAAHLQHHSHPLLWITELAPEPRDVSWRNMRVSYRVVPLYKLGVLIAASLLTVFFAIPVTAVQGIAKYEKLKQWFPPARAVQLIPGLSSIVTGYLPSAVLKGFIYIVPLTMFAMAKIAGCIARSKEEIKACNMVFYFLVGNVFFWSVLSGSLLDLIGQFISHPKNVPSQLAGAVSAQADFFVTYILTDGLSGFSLELLQPGMLIWDILKSCVHGCQRETSPYLYSLPYFRIIPLVSLSVLIGIVYAVVAPLLLPFLILYFCLGYVVYVNQITMVGLFGLKLKPAASISTIPLILFTWMFNEYCKMRFLPSFHHYTLQDAAENDELDEKCGLLELHYENAINAYCPPGLRPVNFMASESSSTPLVSS
- the LOC100793030 gene encoding CSC1-like protein At3g54510 isoform X1 — protein: MNPHSLLASAAINIGLALVTLPLFSVLKKQPSNAPIYYARPLSRRHHLPFDDSSSSLNRFLPSLAWLSRAFRVTEDEIVQDHGLDALVIIRLFKFGIKFFTVCSLVGLVVLLPTNYGAQEVQNGSYFTMDSFTISNVKRGSNRLWVHFAFLCFISLYGMYLLYKEYNEILIRRIWQIQKLKHRPDQFTIVVREIPLCIEHKARDCCVDHFFSKHYPNTYYSYQMVYNTEDLEESVSQAKSLARKIEDLTESSMAKRRKNKLSLLGLLHQETSKAAFLEEKLQALCHRIHQLQCKDTLQKKELPVAFVTFKSRSGAAAAAHLQHHSHPLLWITELAPEPRDVSWRNMRVSYRVVPLYKLGVLIAASLLTVFFAIPVTAVQGIAKYEKLKQWFPPARAVQLIPGLSSIVTGYLPSAVLKGFIYIVPLTMFAMAKIAGCIARSKEEIKACNMVFYFLVGNVFFWSVLSGSLLDLIGQFISHPKNVPSQLAGAVSAQADFFVTYILTDGLSGFSLELLQPGMLIWDILKSCVHGCQRETSPYLYSLPYFRIIPLVSLSVLIGIVYAVVAPLLLPFLILYFCLGYVVYVNQIRDVYETTYETCGQYWPYIHHYILLAIILMQITMVGLFGLKLKPAASISTIPLILFTWMFNEYCKMRFLPSFHHYTLQDAAENDELDEKCGLLELHYENAINAYCPPGLRPVNFMASESSSTPLVSS
- the LOC100793030 gene encoding CSC1-like protein At3g54510 isoform X3, with amino-acid sequence MVPRRFKMGATLQWILLQYLMLKEVLIGFGCILHSCVLYLCTGCTYYIRRIWQIQKLKHRPDQFTIVVREIPLCIEHKARDCCVDHFFSKHYPNTYYSYQMVYNTEDLEESVSQAKSLARKIEDLTESSMAKRRKNKLSLLGLLHQETSKAAFLEEKLQALCHRIHQLQCKDTLQKKELPVAFVTFKSRSGAAAAAHLQHHSHPLLWITELAPEPRDVSWRNMRVSYRVVPLYKLGVLIAASLLTVFFAIPVTAVQGIAKYEKLKQWFPPARAVQLIPGLSSIVTGYLPSAVLKGFIYIVPLTMFAMAKIAGCIARSKEEIKACNMVFYFLVGNVFFWSVLSGSLLDLIGQFISHPKNVPSQLAGAVSAQADFFVTYILTDGLSGFSLELLQPGMLIWDILKSCVHGCQRETSPYLYSLPYFRIIPLVSLSVLIGIVYAVVAPLLLPFLILYFCLGYVVYVNQIRDVYETTYETCGQYWPYIHHYILLAIILMQITMVGLFGLKLKPAASISTIPLILFTWMFNEYCKMRFLPSFHHYTLQDAAENDELDEKCGLLELHYENAINAYCPPGLRPVNFMASESSSTPLVSS